In Musa acuminata AAA Group cultivar baxijiao chromosome BXJ2-3, Cavendish_Baxijiao_AAA, whole genome shotgun sequence, the following proteins share a genomic window:
- the LOC135606816 gene encoding protein phosphatase inhibitor 2-like, whose amino-acid sequence MGSRVTWNEANLYEIEANKPVRQKITEPKTPFHPRVDDDGSLSPRHAFDECLDDEEDIQTDLDNVAPPSRRYFENRGWPSSGDEANAMDEDEDSEMDKARLSFKEHRKAHYDEFRKVKELMRTGSLVDDEVEEDGDSQENATEKHNSPSALVDMGKN is encoded by the exons GAGTCGAGTGACATGGAATGAGGCAAACTTGTATGAGATTGAAGCAAATAAACCAGTGAGGCAGAAAATTACCGAACCTAAGACACCCTTTCACCCTAGGGTGGATGATGATG GCTCACTGTCACCAAGACATGCATTTGATGAATGCTTGGATGACGAAGAAGATATTCAAACTGATTTGGATAATGTGGCTCCTCCAAGCAGAAGGTATTTTGAGAATAGGGGTTGGCCTTCTTCAGGAGATGAAGCCAATGCCATGGATGAAGATGAAG ATTCTGAGATGGATAAAGCAAGATTAAGTTTCAAGGAGCACCGGAAGGCACATTACGATGAATTCCGAAAGGTAAAGGAGCTCATGCGAACTGGATCCCTTGTAGATGATGAGGTTGAGGAAGATGGTGACAGCCAggaaaatgctacagagaaacacAATTCACCTTCTGCCCTGGTTGATATGGGGAAGAATTGA